The sequence TGGAGTTGCAATAGGAGTAGTTGCCACTGGTGGTGTTGCAATAGGAGGAGTTGCCACCGGTGGTGCAGCAACTGGTGGTTTTGCGGTGGGTGGTGTTGCAATAGGAGGTGTTGCGACGGGTGGAGTTGCAACAGGTGGCGTTGCGGGTGGTTTTGCGATTGGTGGTGTTGCAATTGGAGGAGTTGCTATTGGTGGCGTGGCAACAGGTGGAGAAGCTACTGGTGGTGTTGCTGCGGGTGGAGTTGCAATAGGAGGAGTTGCCACTGGTGGTGTTGCAATAGGAGGTGTTGTGACGGGTGGAGTTGCAACAGGTGGCGTTGCGACAGGTGGTTTTGCGATTGGTGGTGTTGCAATTGGAGGAGTTGTCACTGGTGGTGTGGCAACGGGTGGGGAAGCTACTGGTGGCGTTGCAGCGGGTGGAGTTGCAATAGGAGGAGTTGCCACTGGTGGTGTGGTAACGGGTGGGGAAGCTACTGGTGGCGTTGCAATGGGTGGAGTTGCAATAGGTGGCGTTGCGACGGGTGGTTTTGCGATTGGTGGAGTTGCAATAGGAGGAGTTGCCACTGGTGGTGTAGCAACGGGTGGGGAAGCAATTGGTGGCGTTGCAACAGGTGGCGTTGCAACAGGTGGAGTTGCAATAGGAGGAGTTGCCACTGGTGGTGTTGCAATAGGAGGAGTTGCCACTGGTGGTGCTGCAACTGGTGGTTTTGCGATGGGTGGTGTAGCGATAGGAGGCGTTGCAACGGGCGGAGTTGCAACAGGTGGCATTACGACAGGTGGTGTTGCACTAGGAGGAGTTGCCACTGGTGGTGTGGCAACGGGTGGAGAAGCTACTGGTGGTGTTGCAATAGGAGGTGTTGATACAGGCGGAGTTGCAACAGGGGGAGTTGCAACAGGCGGAGTTGTAACAGGTGGTGTTGCAATAGGAGGAGTTGCTACTGGTGGGGTGGCAACAGGTGGAGTTGCAATTGGAGGTGGTATTGCAATAGGAGGTGTTGCGATAGGAGGTGTTGCCGCAGGTGGTGTTGCAATAGGAGGAGTTGTCACAGGTGGTGTGGCAACGGGTGGGGTAGCAACTGGTGGTTTAGCGATGGGTGGTGTTGCGATAGGAGGTGTTGCGAATGGTGGAGTTGCAATGGGCGGTGTTGCAATGGGCGGTGTTGCAATGGGCGGTGTTGCAATAGGAGGAGTTGCCACAGGTGGTGTGGCAATGGGTGGGGCAGCAACTGGTGGTGTTGCAACGGGTGGAGTTGCAGCTGGGGGTTTTGCGATTGGTGGAGTTGCAACTGGTGGTTTTGCGATAGGAGGTGTTGCAACCGGCGGAGTTGCAACAGGTGGTGTTGCAATAGGCGGAGTTGCTACAGGTGGTGTTGCGATAGGCGGAGTTGCAACAGGTGGTGTTGCGATAGGTGGTGTTGCAATAGGCGGAGGTTCAACGGGTGGGGCTGCCACTGGTGGCGTTGCGACTGGCGGTGTTGGTGCACATGGTGGAGGCTTGTGGGTAGGTGGTTTGGGAGTAGACGGAGGAGGCTTCGTGGTAGGAGGTTTAGGAGTCGATGGCGGAGGCTTCACTGGGGGTGGTTTTGGAGTGGACGGAGGGGGTTTCATGGTGGGAGGTTTCGGTGGGGGGTGATGTTTTTTAGGGGGTTTAGGGTGAGGGTGTGGTTTGACGCTGGGTGGTTTAGGGTGGGGGTGTGGTTTAGGCGGTTTGTGAGCTGGCGGAGGTGGTTTTATAGTGGGAGGTTTAGGGTGAGGGTGAGGTTTGGTGGGGGGTTTAGGGTGGGGGTGTGGTTTAGGTGGTTTGTGGGATGGCGGAGTTGGTTTTATAGTGGGAGGTTTCGGGTGGGGATGAGGTTTGGTGGGGGGTTTAGGGTAGGGATGTGGTTTCACGGTGGGTGGTTTAGGCGGTTTTACTGCCGGTGGTGTAGGTGGGACGACAGAATGTTTTGGTGGTTTGTGGGGGTTAGGTGATGGTTTTGGAGGGCTACATTCACGAGCGTATGAGGCAGCAAGGAAGCCAAGGAGGATGAGAATGAGAAAGGAGAGGTTTCGAGTGCGAAACCCCATTTTTTGAGAAGTTCAGTGAGTACGTAAGAATATGAATGAGTATGTTCccatttatagaaaaatattctaGGATATTTTTGTTCATATCATGTTGCAAGGACAAGTTGGGATTAGGCAATTGAAACTTGATTTGATTAAAGCACGCATCAGGTCACTTAATTACTAAAAGACAGTAAAGGTTTTTGTCTCACTTTTCCTAAATTGGCCTATATTATGTGTTGTAGATTCTTATCTTCTTTAGGAAATATTAGGACTAACATACTTAGGTTGATTAGGACTCATTTGTGGGTTTTAAAaaccaatatatttttttgttgtaattattagtttttagtaaacggttttaaacatatttgaacatttataaaaatattgttctaCATATGAAtggtttgtaatatataagcGATTCATTAAAATATCATGGTCAAAAGAGTGCAATATAGTTTTAGGAATCATGTCCTGCATCCTATCTTTTATTCTAAATTCCAGATCGATCGCGTTGCATAAGTCTATTAACCTAAGATAAGACCTAGTCCGTAAATTTTTAGAAGTTACGAAAATTAACGTTTGCTATATGGTGATCGacatagaaaatatttaaaaaacttggaattaatcaatcatattttgtaattattggGGTGAAATGAAAACGATGGGAGCAAGCGAAGGTTTTTGTAGGGTAATGGCCAGTGTGCAGACAGTGTAACGTAGAGGCATCTCCCATTCtctattttatcattattttatatgaCTTAAGAGGCATCTCTCATTCTCTATATTTTAAAGTTGGAAGATATAATTAACCCATCCTTTTCTCTCATTTAGGTCCACTTTTCTTATAAGGATTCTTTGCaacttttttgggttttagtttGTGTCTCTACGTATAGAAATGGATCATCAATTTGAGTTGACACAAATCTATTCGTTGATAAGTATAGAACCATGTTGTTAGGTTTCAGTGGctactagctagctagctagataAATCTGTTTACATGTGTGAAAGTTTCACTAATTAATGAAACACTTCCTCCATTGTAAATGTATGATATCGTTGAAGTTttgtatttgttgatttttttttaattaaaaccaataaatcTCTAGGACTGGTTTATGGTAATTGACCCTTGAATCAAATTAATTGAGAGTTCAGACATTGGTTTGGTTGAATAATTGGCGGATAAAATCTAGGACTGTTTTATCAGAGAGCTCTATAAAAGCAAAGCTAGCATTGATCTTTAGGGTTGTTAGAGTGAGATCAAGCTTGTGCAATATCTGTAACTTTAAGTACGTACTAGCTAGTGTTGCCTAGCTGAAACATAGGCATTCTACATCGAATCTAAACTCGTGAACGTGATTCgtatacattatttttcttctttttaatcattcattttgtttcttctttcaagTTCTTCCGGTTGATTTCATGAATGGGAGAAAAGATATTGAGTGTAAGAAAGAGATCAAGAAGCTGAAGTTGATCAAGTTTGGTGGCAATTAACGAATATACAAGAATTACAACATACTAAAGCAATTTTTACagataaaatttgtaataaatttgttTACAGATAAAAGTTACACTGattaatgatgaaaaaaatattggtcTCTTGAGTTCAAGTTTTATAAGTACACGCAGTATATTCGTTTCTTGAGCTGAAGCAATAATTTATAATCAAGATATGATCATTTCGAGGGAACATGTTAGATATCCTACATTTACCTtctaaatttagttttaaagaaTACTGTCCAACCAAAACTAACATGATCAGAGCTATCAAcctattttctaaaaaaaacataaacctaAAAGTATCAAAATTAGGTACTTCCGATTATCTTTTTCTTAACATTTGcaaatttattagtttaaacAATTAATGTACAGAGTGAAGAAGGTGAATCAGGAAAGGAGAAATATAAAAGTTGGAAATAAAACCTTGATCGTTGGAATTTAGCTTTTTAGGCATTTAGCTAACTTATATATCAGCCGACCTACTCGAAGTTCTTGGGATCCAAGTGAAAAGAACATCTTCAAATTTGCCCTTCGTTGGACGCGGTTACAAAGTCGCGTGTACGATTCAGCTGATAGTTAGAATAGTGTAACCCGTGAAGTATATGTCacttttagaatttaatttcccttca comes from Camelina sativa cultivar DH55 chromosome 19, Cs, whole genome shotgun sequence and encodes:
- the LOC104767741 gene encoding proline-rich extensin-like protein EPR1 isoform X1: MGFRTRNLSFLILILLGFLAASYARECSPPKPSPNPHKPPKHSVVPPTPPAVKPPKPPTVKPHPYPKPPTKPHPHPKPPTIKPTPPSHKPPKPHPHPKPPTKPHPHPKPPTIKPPPPAHKPPKPHPHPKPPSVKPHPHPKPPKKHHPPPKPPTMKPPPSTPKPPPVKPPPSTPKPPTTKPPPSTPKPPTHKPPPCAPTPPVATPPVAAPPVEPPPIATPPIATPPVATPPIATPPVATPPIATPPVATPPVATPPIAKPPVATPPIAKPPAATPPVATPPVAAPPIATPPVATPPIATPPIATPPIATPPIATPPFATPPIATPPIAKPPVATPPVATPPVTTPPIATPPAATPPIATPPIAIPPPIATPPVATPPVATPPIATPPVTTPPVATPPVATPPVSTPPIATPPVASPPVATPPVATPPSATPPVVMPPVATPPVATPPIATPPIAKPPVAAPPVATPPIATPPVATPPIATPPVATPPVATPPIASPPVATPPVATPPIATPPIAKPPVATPPIATPPIATPPVASPPVTTPPVATPPIATPPAATPPVASPPVATPPVTTPPIATPPIAKPPVATPPVATPPVTTPPIATPPVATPPIATPPAATPPVASPPVATPPIATPPIATPPIAKPPATPPVATPPVATPPIATPPTAKPPVAAPPVATPPIATPPVATTPIATPPAATPPIASPPVATPPVVTPPIATPPIVKPPVATPPITTPPVATPPVASPPIATPPIATPPVATPPVATPPVATPPIVTPPIASPPITKPPIATPPAASPPVATPPVATPPIATPPIAKPPVATPPVATPPIAKPPVATLPTTTPPIATPPIAKPPVATPPIAIPPIAKTPVASPPIVSPPIATPPVAIPPIAKPPVSTPPVASPPVATPPVATPPIAKPPVATPPTATPPVATPPIAKPPVAIPPIATPPISKPPVAAPPTSKPPVATPPVSKPPVASPPIATPPIAQPPVATPPIATPPVAKPPRATPPTAMPPIATPPIAKPPVSTPPIATPPVAKPPVATPPIAKPPVATPPTSKPPIATPPVSKPPVASAPVATPPIEKPPVATPPIATPPVAKPPVATPPTAMPPVATPPIAKPPVATPPVASPPIAKPPVSTPPVATPPTPCXPTPTPPVVTPPTPTPPVVTPPTPTPPVVTPPTPTPPVVTPPTPTPPVVTPPTPTPPVVTPPTPTPPVVTPPTPTPPVVTPPTPTPPVVTPPTPTPPIPETCPIDTLKLGACVDVLGGLIHIGLGKSHAKEECCPVLGGLLDLDAAVCLCTTIKAKLLNINLILPIALELLLDCGKTPPPGFKCPA